ccgtactatcaaggggggctctcgatgagtagcttgatcgtatcattcgtagagagctcaaaccattgcatccttgcatcatctttattggttcttgtttggttcttttctttgtgagttttggagcttatggtcatcttgatgacaagctcgagttcatcgaaaacggagttcactcgcatcttctatgatgttttcgatgttggaggttatgccgattcttctcggttggaggtttcactcctctatttgttggcatacctcccctgcctcttcttactataaccagtcgctgttttgatgctactcgtcttcctcaatccaacaagcttgagtttgctcaattcggagctcatatgcagaagttatggcagttttggtttcctagcggtagtaccgcgggacggagcggtagtaccgcttgggtgctacaagcggtagtaccgctctagagtggtagtaccgctccagagcggtagtaccgctggtggcccccagccgtagtaccgctacggtctcatgctagtaccgcctcgattcgaggggtctttttcgtgtcgggttttacggtactagccgcggcagtgggggccgtagtaccgctcgtatgcggtagtaccgccctgccaccgcggtagtaccgctctgggcccagcggcagtaccgcgagggggagcggttgtaccgcttataggggcaagcggtggtaccgctggccaagcggtagtaccgctctctgcggggctgaagtgggggtaacggttggattgttccccccactatataaggaggtcttcttccccaatgaaccttatcttttgagctcgtgttctccccccattgttgaccttcttcgagcttgctaactctcaatccctccatggattcttgctagtttttgagggaaaagagagaggagatctagatccatatttccaccaatcactttctcctctatgtgaggggaacccattggatctagatcttggagttcttggtgttctctttcttgttcttcctctcattttcctccctagcattagttgcttcggtgggatttgagagagaaggacttgggcactccgtgtgcccttgccattgcatttggtgcatcggtttgagttctccacggtgatacgtggaagttacaagttgagaagattattactcttgggtgcttggtgcccttgagcttgttcctcttgggtgcttgggcgccctagacggttggtggtgttcggagctcaatcattgtggtgtaaagcttcgagcaagcgtcggggtctccaattaggttgtggagatcgccccgagcaatttgacggattccggtgaccgcccccaagggtttccaaagtgtacgggttcggtgaccgcccccaagggttgccatttgtacgggttcggtgaccgccctcaagggtcccttagtggaatcacggcatcttgcattgtgcgagggcgtgaggagattacggtggccctagtggcttcttggggagcattgtgcctccacaccgctccaaacggagattagcatccgcaagggtgtgaacttcgggatacatcgtcgtctccgcgtgtctcggttatctcttacccgaaccctttacttatgcactttactttgtgatagccatattgtttcttgtcatatatcttgctatcacttagttgtttatcttgcttagcataagttgttggtgcacataggtgagcctagttgttgtaggttttgtgcttgtcaaattaactgataggtttattccgcatttgttcaagcctaaaccgtaattattttaaagcgcctattcaccccccctctaggcgacatccacgatctttcaacgGCACGGGAGGGTTCCATGAAGCATACACCAAATGAATATTTTTTTACCTTTGTCGGAGAAGATAATTTCCAAATCTTACACCAAATAGGATTGCCATTGATTCTACCCATAACATTTGTATATTGCAATTTCCTCCCATGTTGTTGGTTCCATTCCTCCAAATAAGCAGATCAAACAGTGAACAAACCATTTTGTATAGCTCCAAGCAATGAAATCCGACATATTATGCATAGGGAGGGGAATCACGAGAACCCTTGAGCGCCAATTAGCCACAACGTTTGTCTCACCAAATCTTCATCCCGAAAATTCGTTACTGAATAAGATCAGAAACCTTAGACAGAAGATGTCCTCTTCTAGGAGTAATAAGTTTCCTATTCGCACAGTTCGGATCCATGCATCTCTCCAATATCAATATTTTGTCCATTTTCAACTCGCCAGATATAACCATTTTTCAAAGAGTTAACACCAACCATAATGCTTTGCCTAGTAAAACTGGAGACCTTTTTTAAACTTGCATTCATCAAATTGCCGTGGGGACTCCGACTGAACTTCCTATGAAGTGCTCCAAACTTCGATTGGAGGTGATACTAAATACACCTCGGGTCGATATCCCTTGGGGATCCAGGTGGATAAATGGAGCATCGAAGCCTATCTACATGGCTATAAAGAAAGTGTTGCCTGGGAGGCAACCCAAATGCCAGTAGATGTCTTTCTTAATTTTATGTCTTTGAGTTTAGTTGCATTCATGATTGCATTGACACCTTTTTTTGCATGAGTTGGTATTAGTCTCTTAGATATGGTTTTGGACTAACCTTCAAAGAAAAAATTTCAACGTATCAGTTGTCTCGATTTTGCCGCACACTTCCTTATATTTTTGTTGCAAATATATCATCTACTTGACATGGGGAGGTagaacaattgttttcatgaagtTCTGTAGCTTCAGAAGGGAAGATGTGGTGCAAAACGACGACATGAGGTCGTACCAAAGGAGGCCGCGCAAAGAGCAACCCTTGTAGAAGAGAAGATATGATGCAGTATGAGCATTCTAGCTCGTACCAAAGGATGCTACACAAAGAGCAACCCTCACAGAAGGGAAGACAGGATGCGGTATGATCATCCATGCTCGTACCCGTGCTTGCACCAAAACTCAGCTATGCAACCCAAGCTTACTAGGAGAGAAGACGGGGTGCGGTACGAGCATCCTTGCTCGTACCCTCGGTCGTATCAGAGGGCGACACTGAGCACCGCGAGTCCAGAACAGAAGACGACGTAGGTTACGATTGTAGCCGGTCATACCAAGGCGACAGGCCCATCATTTATTTATTTCGACAATATGAGGTCAGTGGGTTACTCTTGACCGATCGTTTGCACTTTAACTTTCATTAATTACATTTGAAGCTCCTTACTATAATTCGCTGTAGTATATATATTTTCTTTTATTATCTTTACTTGATTATGCATGCGATGTTAGTATACCAGTATTTTTATGTGTACGGTATTTAGATCTTATGTGGTAATATATATTGTATGATCGATGCCAACTGTATAAAATCCGCATAAGCCACTCGGTTGCTTCAAATCAAGCAACCCTAACCACAAAGCGCCGATGAAAATTATTGGGAGGGTCCCTCCTCTATCCGCCCCTGCAAACACAACAAAGCGTATAAAACGAATTGCagatctatacccctatataatGTGCGAATAACTTTAAAAGAtagtcgttggatgaagccaatccgacagtgcagagatggcaaatctgaGCACTATCGGCCACTGGATgccatctacattccaccagattttgtcACATGTATAATcaagaagactccatggttgaacttaagcataatgcacaaacctcaaaacacaagcacttctcctttgttgtAGAATCTTCCGTgtcataattgcccaaacttttttttctaaatgaattgccattatttgtttttattttatgctttacaatgcacaattccatgaatcttaaaatagattaactttgaatgagatgaactataataattaaacgaacatctacatcatgcatatataacTCAAaacttacatgctatagtgtggtatttattcataatttggttgccaaatctcatgcgcgcaatgcacatgtaccttactagtatgCAGAGGGAGGAGATGACTGATGCGATTATTCAACACCGGGCTCAAATGAGCCCGAGTGTGAATAGTAATCCATTTTAAatagcaaaaaaattcaaaaaattccaaattaTTTTGTGGTGCAAGATGTTCATGTGCGCGATGTCCGTGCAAAATTTGGACATTCGACGAGCTTGTgacaaaaaaaatcaaatatttgagaAATTTTGAAAACATCATTGTTCACACCCAATTTTATCTTTTTGCTACGAGCACCTCGAATGTCCAAACACTCCAAAAATATGGCAAACACCACACATTTGAGCATCTTGCATAAAAAATGATCAGATTCTTTTTACTTTTTctactattttattttatttttacaATTCATCGGTGTAGATAAGCCCGACACCGAATTAAATTAGTGGGAAATGACTAGAGCACGAGGCATCACCGCACCAGTACAAGTACAAGGAGGCATGCAGCATGGCGTCCATGCATGCGGCTAGATGACGTGTACCCTTTGAGCGGTTCATCCTGTCCAACGTGAAAAAAAATGTCCACGTGCATCGAACCGGACAATAGGCCAGCCCACACTGCCCATGCCATCACGTTTCATGCAGCGGGAGAATATTTTACGGGGACATGGCAAATTTCGCATCCAACCCGCCGGTAGCCGAGAATTACAACCTTGATCAGGGAAAATCCTTGCAAACCGGATATTTTGAAGAAGAATCTTGCAGACAACCTTTTCTTTTCTTGACAAAAGAACACAATGAAAATCAATCGTTGAAGATGGCTCCAAGAAGTTTACCACACACACAGACGGAAAAACCGACCAAGACCTAGAACAAGAAGCCGCGTTTCACTTTTCTTCATCGAAATAACACCCGAAATAATAAGGCCGAAAATATTGACCGCAGAGAAAAAAATACATAGCAGGGGCCTACATCGAAATTGAGCAAATCTCAGTGTCCTTATCCGCAAAAGCCCAGAGTCGCGTTAAGCCAAAGCGGTTCATAAGAAACGCACATCCACCTCCCAAACGCACATCCACCTCCCCTGTTTCTCCAGCTTCGAGGTTTTCCAGGGAGAGGAAGGAAGGCAGAGAGAGCAGGGCGCTTGAGACTGCAAGAGGCCGCCGCCATGGAGAACGAGTTCCAGGTACGGGGATCCCTCCTTCCCAGTCCAACTTTGCGCTTCTGTTTCTGCCCTAGGATTTAGAGGGGTCGCTGCGTCTAGAAAGCGGAAGATTCCTTCGTTTCGAGGCGCGATTCGTGAAGGTTTTCCTTGATTTTGATCTGCTCAGCACGAGGGTTTGGGTAGGAATAGGCGATTGAAGCCTACGCATAGTCGAACGCTGGAAGAAGGTGGGATTGGGATTTCCTCCCTCCAGAGATTGGGGGTCAGCAGATTTTAGGATGGAGACCATACATGTTGGAGTGTACACTTTAGATTGCTAGATTAGATGTATGCAACTTCAATTAATCGGTTTTCCGGCTCAGATTTGAAACTGGGAGATTTCAGATGTGTAGCATGAGTTGCTCATCTGTCTTCCATTCCCCTGTTGGAGTATACCAGTACCCACAGATCACAGATGGACATATTGAGATGGAAAAACCTTCAGTAATGTGAACGTAAAGCTTTTAGCAAACCTGCTTTAAATAGTCATACTTTTTGTAGCATGAAATGATCATTGATGGTAATACTCCTTGTTTATTAGAGAGTTCTGCACTATCACTGTCACATACAAATCTTTCCACCCTTCTTCTGGTGATAATAGTAAGTAAGTAGAAAAGGCCTCTTCAAACTTGCTGGCACTTGGGTGCTTGATGTAGTCTCATACAACAACTGTATGAATACTGGTTTAGCCATTTCCCCTTACATCCACTTGTTGTAGAGTTGTTGTTCCAGGGGCAGGATGAAGCTTGTCAAATGTCAATCTGTCTAGTGCGTTGTAAATTACGTTGATTTTGCAACTAAGTCGGCTGCTGTTACGAGAAATTCCATTATTGCTGAGGCTGCGGCTACCACTGCATAGTCAGAAGAGAAGTTGTAAATCACATGGTCTGTAAGAATGTAGACCTGTACCACACGCCAAATCCTCTGTATCTATCTATGTGTTACCCCTCCCCCAGCCAAATGGCAAGGCTATTTTACAGGAGTAAAAATTTATGATCTGTAGACTTCTGCAGCTAGTTATGCTGAAGGAAGATCCATGTAAACCATTGTAGATGCTTAAAGCTAATTCATGTTATAATTAGCTTCCTGCATAACTATAATACAATATCTTTTGCATGGCCATTGCTTACTTAGGATGGCAAGGAGGAGGTCATCCAAGCATGGTACATGGATGACAGTGAAGAGGACCAGAGGCTCCCTCACCACCGTGAGCCCAAAGAGTTCATTCCTCTTGCCAAACTTTCAGGTCTGTGCATTTGCTGCTCAAATCATTTGCTCTAGTAGTATAGTTCTGTTTTTGAACTGTAGTAAAACTAGTGCTGGTAAACCTGCTGGATGCTAAAAACTGTGCATATTTTCAATGCTCAGAATTAGGTGTTGTAAGCTGGAACCTGAATGCTGATAACTGGGAGAAAGACGAGAATCTCAAGAAAATCCGTGAGGCCAGGGGATACTCCTATGTGGTTTGTCATTGATCCCTTTTTGGCTACTTActgttccgtgtttccattttGGTTGTCAAAGCTTAAAATGTATGCAAGTAGTAGAAACAATCAAATATGACAGACATGTTCTGTTTTTCCTCTTGCAGGACATCTGCGACGTATGTCCTGAGAAGTTGCCAAACTATGAGGCCAAGCTGAAGAATTTCTTTGAAGAGCACTTGCATACTGATGAAGAGATACGCTATTGTCTTGAGGGCAGTGGTACGCCTTCTTTATCTTTTTGGGGGCATTTTGGATGAGAAAGCTATAAACTGTTTTATTTCCAGTAATAATCATGGTGGCATTGTGTTTTAACCTGCTTTACCTATTTGTTTTCTTATGTTGTCCAGGATACTTTGATGTGAGGGACCAAAACGAACAGTGGATCCGTATAGCAGTTAAGAAAGGTGGCATGATTGTTTTGCCTGCAGGAATGTATCACCGCTTTACATTGGATAGTGACAACTACATCAAGGTATCTTTAACTTTCTTCTTTTGCTCCCAGCATGAAGTGTTGGTCTCCTTAAAACTTGCATATACTGAATGAATTAAAATGACTGAACTCCGTATTCTTTTGTCAAGTTGCCTGTAATTTACTTCTGTGAATGAATTAGTAATAGCTTTCAATAATTTGAATTCGACAACAGTACTGTTACTTATCTTTAGTCTCACTGCACATAATTCTAAATACGTAGTTATTTTTTTTTCGTTTTTATTTAGAACAATTACTGCTCTGTCTTGTACCATCTTTGTGAAGTTAACTACCAGCCGAGTCCTTTCATTGATCATAGATTCATATCATAAAGAATTAAAGATCTTTTCCTTTTCCATACTCCACGCAATAAGGAACATCATTCTAATACGGACATCTGAAACTTATATTTTGCTTACTATGTTGTGCAGGCAATGCGGCTCTTTGTGGGAGAGCCTATCTGGACGCCATACAACCGTCCCCATGACCATCTCCCAGCTAGGTACTTTCCAGGGTCTTCAGATCTCTTCCTTGCCTTTATTTCCCTTATAACCACCCACTATTCTCCCTTGTTCTTGCCTGATGTAACCGCGGCATGATTTCAGAAAGGAGTATGTCGACAAGATTATCAACAGAGGTGGGAACCAAACTGTTGAAGCTCGTTGATGGCTTCTACAGTGTTCGGCAGCGAGCGGAGTCTTCTGTATGTATCTACATATCACACCAAAAGTTACCGAATAAGATGTGTGTGATTGGCTTTCGCCGTGTACTCGTACCAGCATCGATCATGTATCAGTTGTGTGGTTAGTTTGCGCCATACCCGCTCGAAAATCTTTGCTGAAACTTCTTCGCCTGGCGATGATGCCTACATTGAATAATAATGATCCAGTGTCAGCAACGGTGTAACGAAAACAGATGCATGTTCGTCTAAATCTGTGGGAAATGTTGCGTGATAATTGCTGAAAGCTATGCCTGTGTTCATGATCAATCCCCTACCTGATCTCGCGTTAATACTTTTCGTGTCTCACCTGCTGACCTTGTGTCCTTGTCCCGTCGTATTCAGAGGTTTGCAATTGTACTGTGATAAGTTAGTTTGTCCACACGTCTATAAACACTCTTATTGCTGTGGGCTGTACGGAGAAGGGAAGCTGCTAGAGCAAATTGTACTGTGAGTTGTACTATGAGAGTGACTGAACATGTTTCTGTCCATTCCTAGAGCCGACTTCCGGCACTGGTTTCCGGTCCCCTCCGTTGAGAACAGTTCCCAAGCATACTCCCATGAACTATCATCATCATGTCTCTTGAGGCTGTTTGGTTTGATGCCAATATTTGGCATGCCGATGTGTTGACCGAGTCTAAAATTTTAGCTATTAATTCGTTGGCTACCAAATTTCCTTGCCAATATCTAGAAAAGTCGCCAACTTTTACCAATTGTTAGCTTGGCAAAATGCCAAATCTTGACACCAAACCAAGTTCTGGGGTTCTTCAAATGTCTGCGGACACGTCTGGGCGTGTCCGTGGACATCCGACCAGACGGACATCATCCAACCATA
This genomic window from Aegilops tauschii subsp. strangulata cultivar AL8/78 chromosome 4, Aet v6.0, whole genome shotgun sequence contains:
- the LOC109763703 gene encoding acireductone dioxygenase 2 isoform X1, giving the protein MENEFQDGKEEVIQAWYMDDSEEDQRLPHHREPKEFIPLAKLSELGVVSWNLNADNWEKDENLKKIREARGYSYVDICDVCPEKLPNYEAKLKNFFEEHLHTDEEIRYCLEGSGYFDVRDQNEQWIRIAVKKGGMIVLPAGMYHRFTLDSDNYIKAMRLFVGEPIWTPYNRPHDHLPARKEYVDKIINRGGNQTVEAR